gacactgtgttatccttgatacaatatccgatgttccctgcagtgtggattacaccctacgtGAACCGCttattgataaaaattactgcaccactattcctgttagaaccgattggaactacgatatccctcgtaacagaagttacatagacttctatatggatggttccaaactaaggttaggttaggtttaagtggcagtctgccatcagactcacttagactatttcgtcgattgtgataccacaggaacagaagaaggaagatgccttctatgagaaagtggaactcctttagAGCTATTATAGGCAAATAGAATAAAAACAGCATTTTAATGATAAATTTGAACACAATTTGAttgtttttaaagtttttaaagtaaaaaataacGTTAATTGCAACAGTAAATGTTGTTCTAAAACTTAACACAAAagaaaagtattcatcatttataaataaatactaATTGGActaattttagttaaatttttgacaatattAGGCCATTCCTCGATTATAACATATTGCATTAGagtcttgctcgaaaaattatgttttctcAATTTGGTGTTCAGATGTTTCCATAGATGTTCAAAAGGGTTCAAGTCAGGACTTTGTGTTGAGTTTTAATTACTTTCGGTTAATTTACAACATCCATATCTTGGTATTTAAGGTATTCAAGTCAGGACTTTGGGTTGAGTTTTAATTACTTTCGGTTAATTTACAACATCCATATCTTAGGTATTTAATGCAAAATGCTTGAGGTAATTATCTTGACAAGGAATGGAGTTGGGGAACAGGACTTAGTGAAACACCATTCCATGCGatgtagacccatctcgccttcGACTGGAGCTAGTGACCCAGCATGGAGTGCATGAGGATAGTAGTCAAGTCCGGTATTGCCGAGATAGAACTATACAACATATACATACCGGCAGTTGGTAGTTTTGACCCAGTTAATGGGcaagcttacaagcccgacataaaTGGCCTTCTGTCTGGCCATAACCATCTGGTTCTAGGACACCGAATACAGCTAGAACTGTGTACCGTGCTTGAGCCGGCACACAGCATTCGACATTTAAAAGGAAAACTACAACATGATGACTACTCAGACCAAATGATAGAATACAGCACAAAGCTTTCCTCGTGTAAAAGCAAGTTGAAgcaatttattgtccaataaaaTCAAACAACTAATCACAGCTAATTTCTTTATGATACGAGATACAATAGTAGCCGTTAGTTCGAAATCCACACTACATATTTAAAACGAAATAATACAACTCCTATATCGAGGAAGGTAACTGCATTATAATAGACTTGCTTTTTGTTTTCTGTATAATATTAGGAATGACTAGGTTTCGCCGCTAAATCAAAGTTCACATGAGATATACAGCCagctagttgttgttgtagtagtgtgttacacactgaggcggcagctcttgccgttggagaactccatcgggtcaatctggtacgtaaAATCGACTGTCAAGGGATTGCGTCAGCTAGTATAACCAATCGGCAATggtttatcaaaaatttatccCAGCAACACGTTGATCGGAGGAGATGGCAATAATCCTAAAAATGGTTCTTGAAAACTAACctcttttgttgttttgttgttgctttttatcAACTTGTATCAGCTGATCCTTTAACAACACGGCTAGCGGTAAACATCAGTAACAGCCAATGACATTGCAATGGCAAATGCTTATGCATaagtctttgttgttgttttttaactattttttcaTTTAACTAAGTTAAGAAAGAGAATAATCAAACAAATGGACCATTTGATATTTGTAAAATTGAATGTTATGTTTATTGTTTACAATTTTATTGTGGGTTCTATAAAAGGTAGGtacaacaagaaaaaacaaatcaatCAAAAAACTTGTTGCTTGAATTAATTGACCAAATTAgctttagatgtagctcctgtCTTTCATTATCAATACCAAACCACCAAATACACAATGCATACGGAATGGCCGATTAAAAGGCAATCACCTGGATTACCGCAAAGTTTAATAGGTGATAACCATCACCACGAAGGCGGTGACAAACATGGGCAGCAGATATCCTCTGCAGTGGCTCAGCCACAATCAGCAACTTTTTATATAGCACCCATGGCCGCCGTGTCATTATTCAAACCTCCTTTAGCACCACCAACACTAAAACCTTCTGGGAAATCTGTTGGTACCAAGGCTCCACAGGTATTTTTTAATCCCTCTTCATCAACATCACAAAACACCATGTTCCCCAATAAACTATTTCCATCGGATAACGAAGAAACTCTTAATACCAATTTAACACCTCTGAATCCCGCACCTATGCTGAAACCAAATCCCTTTATCAATCATCAGGGTCAACAAATACAATTTGCCAGCACAAAAGCCAGCAATGGGGCTAGCGATGGTGTCAGCAGTAACAGTTTCGCCAATAATAAGGGTCTGCCTCAACGCCAGGAGGAGGGATCGTTTTGTCGACGCAGTTTTGATGGACGCAGTGGTTATTGCATTTTAGCCTATCAATGTCTGCATGTCATACGTGAATATCGGGTGCATGGCACTAAAATCGACATATGCACATATCGCAGAAACATACCGGTGATCTGTTGTCCGTTGGCGGATAAACATATCGATGATCAGAGGATAAGTGCCCAAAGTaagcaaaaaagtaaaaaaattcacaaatacAGTAGAAGCTAAGCTTGGAGGATTGAAAAATTAAGTTGCCATTGACCTTCTGTAAATTTTTAGTTGTCTAATATTTCTCATGGTTAATAATTCCAGAATGCCAGGAATACCATGAAGCGGTTAAAGGTATAAAATTGGGTATGCCAAGAAAATTATCAGGCAAAATGTGTGTTTCCAGTGTACCTCTTATTGTTGGCGGACAAGTGACCCGTAGTGAAGATTATCCTCATATGGTAAGCACATATCCAtggcttaaaaaaaatgtttattaatgCCATTGTATTTTTCCAGGCTGCCCTGGGATGGACTCAAAGTGACAAAGAACTAAAATGGGGATGTGGTGGTACTTTGATAAGTGACAAATTCGTACTAACAGCAGCCCATTGCGCAACTTCTGGAGGGTAATTTTCATTAATGTTATAAACACATTGTAGGTTGGCATGTCATCTTTTGTTTCGAGAAGAAGGCATATACTATACTaacctaatcattccgtttgtaacacctcaaattattgatctgcgacgccataaagtatatattcttgatgtccgtccgtctgtcgaaatcacgatagcgttcgaataCATAatgctgatctcccgatttatccgcaattgttatccgattggacatagtgttctgttaagaagtAGCAACCGTGCCAATTACGGTTGAAATCGctctatattctgatatagctcccacataaccgatctcacgatttgatatATTTAGCCCCTAGGAGccgtaattgttatccaatttgtctaaaattttccatgtggtgttgtgttacgactttcaacaactgtgccaataacaattgaaatcggtctataacctgatatacctcccgtataaaccgatcactcgatttcaCGTCtagatcccctggaagccacagtttttgtccaatttggctaagtgttgttctgttacgacttccaacaattgtgccaagtacgatgcaAATCCACTttgacctgatgtagctcccatataacccgatctctcgattgtccCCTttggttcctaaaagctttcaCTTTTGTCTGGTTCGgctgatagggggtatattagcttagggctatattcatttagtcactccgtttgcaacacatcgaaacatcaatttccgaccctgcaaagtatatatatttcggaacgtcgtaaaattctaagacgatttaacggtgTCCgagcgtctgtccgtccgtctgttgttatcactctacagccttcaaaaattaagatattgagctgaaattttgcacagacacgtcttttttatgcacgctgattaagttcttgaacgggccaaatcgaaccatattttaataaagctgctatatagatcgatctgcccataaagggtctaatgcccataaatgctttattttctaccgatttcgatgaaatttgaaacagtgaatagttttaggcctcccgacatctgatccaaatagattcagatcggactatttttcgatatagctgtcttatagaccgatcggccgatcaagggtctgaagcccataaaagatttatttattacccgattttgctgaaatttaaagcagtgatttattttaagcctaccggcatccgacctaaatatggtttaaatcggactatatatggatatatctgccatatagaccgatatcccgataaagggtctgaaacccataaaagctttattttttacccaattttgctgaattgAACTGAAATAgtgaattattttaagcctcccggcatccgaactaaatatggtttagatcggactatacttggatatagctgccatatagacacatatagctgtcatatagaccgatctgccgataagggatttgaagccaataaaagctttatttattacccgatttcgctgacatttgatacagtaatattcgatccaaatatggttcagatcggaccctatttggatatagctgccatataaaccgatctgctgataaagggtctaaaacccataaaaggtttaactattacccgatttcactgaaatgtgaatcagtgagtagttttgagcctcccgatatccgacttaaatatggtttagatcgaactatatttagaaattgctaccatatagaccgatctcccgataaagggtctgaagcccataaaagatttaactattaaccgatttcgctgaaatttggaacagtgagttattttaagcctcctggcatccgacctaaatatggtttaaatcggactctatttggatatagctgccatatagaccgatatcccaataaagggtctgaggtccataaaagctttatttattaccctatttctctgaaatttgaaacagtgagttgttttgatcCTCCCGATATTCGAGttaaatatgatttagatcgaactatatttagatatagctgccatacagaccgatctcccggtaaagggtctaaggtccataaaagctttattttttatccgatttcgctgaaatttgaaacagtgagtagtttttggatacccgccaactgacccaaatttagatatagctgtcatatagaccgatctcccgattaagggtctgaagctgataaaagctttatttattacccgatttcgttgaaatttgaaataaaaaattcaacagtgacttatatttggtacaccactcaatgcccgtgccgaatttgggcgcATAAGGCttccaattttcagcggatTGTGACGACAGGGGGTTtccatttatacccgaggtggtgggtatccaaagttcggctcggccgaacttaatgcctttttacttattttattgtgtgtcaattttacgcagaatccatggtgatgggtttcaaagattcggctctgccgaacttaacacgttttaacttgtttaaTCTCGTGATTGCCCTGTCTTTCGCTCTCTTTTTGATATCATTTCAGAAAACCTCCCGATATGGTACGTTTGGGTAGTCAAAACCTTAATGAAACATCCAAATATCAAAGAGATATTAAAATCTTGATTATTATCCTGCATCCCAAATATCGTTCTTCGTCCTATTACCATGACATAGCCCTCCTAAAGCTGACCAAACGTGTACGCTTTTCAGCCACCATACAACCAGCATGTCTGTGGCAATTGCCCGAAATGGAAATGCCTTCGGCCATTGCCTCAGGATGGGGTCGCACCGAGTTCATGGGTCCAAAATCGAATGATTTGCAAAAGGTCGATTTAAGCATTATCGATCAGAAGACATGCAAGGATATTTATCGCAAAGAACGTCGTCTGCCGCGTGGCATTATAGAGGGCCAGTTTTGTGCTGGCCACTTGGAAGGCGGTAAGGATACATGTCAAGGTGACTCGGGAGGACCACTTCATGCCGAATTGCCAGAATTTAATTGTGTGAAATTTGTCATAGGCATTACATCGTTTGGTAAATTTTGTGCAGCACCAAATGCTCCGGGAGTATATACGAAAATTTATTCCTATCTTGATTGGattgaaaaaattgtgtttCGTGATTAAACattatgtgtgagtgtgtgtgtgtgtgcatcaGTAAATGTAGCATAATAAGAATGACCAAATATAGTTTTAACAATAATTTCAAATTCTATTGATAATGCCAAAGAGTTTTTTTATAATGAACTATTTTTGAGGCCTAGCCTGGGAGTTTCAGgttttttatttaacattttgtaaaaaaaattcaaatatgtcaaatttttaaaaagtttctcaaatatgattttgaaaatggtttcatttttaatttcaacatttttctcttatcataatcttctttttattatttcccTATTGTGTTCTGTAATTAATTCCATACTTCTTCTTCTATccattcgatgaaatttgatatCCGAGTATAAATGCTGGGCACTCCTGTGGCGCAGCCTTCTCCGAATGACGTAAGACCCACAATGTAGGGTACATAGGTATTATATTTGGCAACATACATTAGTAAGGGTCCACCAGAGTCACCCTAGAAGTGTAAGTTAAGTAGAAAAGTATGAAACAAGAGTTTACAAACCTCTTACCTGACATGTATCTCTTTTTCCCTGGGCATCACCTGCACAAATTTGTCCAGCATCTATGCCATGCGCCAATTTGTCTCCAGATTTATAGTAAGAATTGCAATTCTCATTGGTCAAAACACTTAGTTGTACTTTGAGAAGACTATTCGATGATGGTCCggctgaaaaaaaatattttttttttttatttgtggtcatatgtttttgtttttttttttaataaatattataccaaattttgtttgtccatagCCCAAGGCCGTTAGAATTTGTTGAGGCAATCCTTCGTTCGACCACAAACATGCAGGTTGTTCTCTGGAAAGTACAATTCGTTAGTCTATTAATAAATAAgcaaaaaggagttaagtttgaccaagccgaatcttatatacactgcAACATGGATAGCGGGTTTTAAGTTCTCTGGACGACTTCATCTTTCGTTCCCATATTCACACTAGCAATTTAATGCAGTTTGTGGGAATATCCCGTTTCATACTTCTCCTTGCCTACAAAGTGAAAATAGCCGTAGGTAAAATTGAGCAGAGGGAATCGGAACTATAAGAAGAAACTCAAAGAGCATTTTCCCTTTTATTAGGTAAGtttcaaatttgctcatgaacattcccttaaggaacaggggcaaactgctcacatatcagtaagtgctgtccgattcaagctcaaAACCAATTAAAGGGGATAACGCCaatcgtagtgcagaggttagcatgttagcGCTTATagcgctgaacgcatgggttcgaattctgccAAGAACATCAGGAGGTTTTCTCCTCCtggtgctggcgacatttgtgaatgaactatgccatgcatagatgCCATGTAAACACTtcgccgttgggactcggctataaaaaggagatctcttattattgagcttcaGTAGGTAAGTGAGGTTAGGTTAAAGGCCATCGCAGTTGCCAACCGCTTTACCCGGAGACCTCTGGCCCATTGTGTTCGTAttagaaaataaatgaaataagagagagagagagagagagagagagtgggagAGACAAAAAGCGGTAGAAAAAGACAGTAAATCCGGCAAAGAGACCGAAAGAAGTCTCACCGAATAAGCCCAAGTCCTTAAAGAAGTCCAGAATGACTCGGGGGTCGAACCATTGTAGGGAGCTTAGTGAAGAGAAGGGGTGTTTACCCATAATCCTACTTTTTTTCCCCGCCATCGAGGGGCATTGGCACAGCAGGAGCTCGATCGTCTCCAACTCCTCCACATTCTCACAGAGCCTGCCGAAATCTTCTCGCCCCGAGCCCATCGCCATGTCAGCCACCTAATATCGCAATGTCCGATCAGGACACACACCACACCAACAAGGTAATATTTCCCTAGCCCAAggacaatcgacgtcctcgttcCAGAGCACCTTGGCCATAGTGCCTCGACAACTTTGCAGTCTACAAACCAAGCTCACGCCAAGTTTGTGCATTCGCCGTAGTAGGCATCCACCACCCCAAACAGATGGGTTCACCATCGACGTCGTAATAAACGCATATCTGCGAACCAAACCTGGCCAGATTAGCAATCGCTTCGATCCTCGCCACCCCTTGATGGCCCAGTACCAGTTCAATCTGACAACAGCCCCCAAACGTTCGAGATGCTGTGTGCATCTCCCGAGAAACTTCAACTACACATGGCTCATAGGAACCAGGGCTTTCAGCGCCGCCTGACTCTCCACATGCCTCGTACACCCACTTTCTCGAGAGCCCGGTGCCGCTACACCTATCGGAGTTTCGGCCGAACTACACCAGTGTACATCcagtggaccgtacttagcctTAGTCCTCAGCCCCCGTTTGACTCAATCCTTAACATTTATTCACAAGTTAAATTTCTGGTCAAGAATAACGCCCTGGGGATGGGCCTCCTGAGAGAGTGACAACTCCATTTCATCTAGGACCGGTCCCTTGAACTCGCCATATTTCCTCCTTTTTAGCGAACAACACCAGCTCTGTCTTCCTGGGGTTTATACCAAGCCCATTGGTTTTCGCCCATCTAGATGAAAGACCTGAAAATATCATTGATAACCAAGAGTCACAGGATAGGGTTTAAATCCCTGAATATCCCTGATGTACTCATCCAACAATCCCTTAAGTGTTTTTAAGACGAATGACTGATTGGCCTAAAGTCCTTGGGCCGGAAGGAGGTCAGTTTTCGCCGCCAACTAAAGCTCCATTCTACCATCAAGCACAGTGCCAATGGTTCGAAGCTTTACATCGACGCTCTTGGTAGCATAGCGGTTCCTATCAGTTCTTCTACGATTACTATATGGTGACCCCTTTAAGAAAAAACAGTTACCATGATTTTGTTAATCTGCAACTGGAATGTCGTAACTCTCTACAGAGAAGGTGCGTCATGCGTCCTGTCTAATATAATGCTATAAAAGTACAAGGCTGGCATTACCGCTTTAGAGAAAGCGCGATAGAAATGGGAAAGGCCTCACAACAACTCTGAAAGATAATATGTTGTATTAAAGCTGTCATGATACAAGACATGAAATTGACTGCGGATATACGATTAGTTGAAGACTAAACACCTAAATGCCGGTGGCAGAAAGGTTAGCCACAGTTCGCATAGATTCATAATTCTTTTATATCAGTCTCATAGATGTGCGTGCCCCCGGCAGAAGACATGGGCGAAAAAACCAAGTATAAgagatttccttttttataaGGAAGCTTTTGAACCGTGTTAACCAT
This Stomoxys calcitrans chromosome 2, idStoCalc2.1, whole genome shotgun sequence DNA region includes the following protein-coding sequences:
- the LOC106082590 gene encoding serine protease snake isoform X2 codes for the protein MDHLIFVKLNVMFIVYNFIVGSIKDVAPVFHYQYQTTKYTMHTEWPIKRQSPGLPQSLIGDNHHHEGGDKHGQQISSAVAQPQSATFYIAPMAAVSLFKPPLAPPTLKPSGKSVGTKAPQVFFNPSSSTSQNTMFPNKLFPSDNEETLNTNLTPLNPAPMLKPNPFINHQGQQIQFASTKASNGASDGVSSNSFANNKGLPQRQEEGSFCRRSFDGRSGYCILAYQCLHVIREYRVHGTKIDICTYRRNIPVICCPLADKHIDDQRISAQKCQEYHEAVKGIKLGMPRKLSGKMCVSSVPLIVGGQVTRSEDYPHMAALGWTQSDKELKWGCGGTLISDKFVLTAAHCATSGGKPPDMVRLGSQNLNETSKYQRDIKILIIILHPKYRSSSYYHDIALLKLTKRVRFSATIQPACLWQLPEMEMPSAIASGWGRTEFMGPKSNDLQKVDLSIIDQKTCKDIYRKERRLPRGIIEGQFCAGHLEGGKDTCQGDSGGPLHAELPEFNCVKFVIGITSFGKFCAAPNAPGVYTKIYSYLDWIEKIVFRD
- the LOC106082590 gene encoding serine protease snake isoform X3, producing MDHLIFVKLNVMFIVYNFIVGSIKALDVAPVFHYQYQTTKYTMHTEWPIKRQSPGLPQSLIGDNHHHEGGDKHGQQISSAVAQPQSATFYIAPMAAVSLFKPPLAPPTLKPSGKSVGTKAPQGQQIQFASTKASNGASDGVSSNSFANNKGLPQRQEEGSFCRRSFDGRSGYCILAYQCLHVIREYRVHGTKIDICTYRRNIPVICCPLADKHIDDQRISAQKCQEYHEAVKGIKLGMPRKLSGKMCVSSVPLIVGGQVTRSEDYPHMAALGWTQSDKELKWGCGGTLISDKFVLTAAHCATSGGKPPDMVRLGSQNLNETSKYQRDIKILIIILHPKYRSSSYYHDIALLKLTKRVRFSATIQPACLWQLPEMEMPSAIASGWGRTEFMGPKSNDLQKVDLSIIDQKTCKDIYRKERRLPRGIIEGQFCAGHLEGGKDTCQGDSGGPLHAELPEFNCVKFVIGITSFGKFCAAPNAPGVYTKIYSYLDWIEKIVFRD
- the LOC106082590 gene encoding serine protease snake isoform X1 — its product is MDHLIFVKLNVMFIVYNFIVGSIKALDVAPVFHYQYQTTKYTMHTEWPIKRQSPGLPQSLIGDNHHHEGGDKHGQQISSAVAQPQSATFYIAPMAAVSLFKPPLAPPTLKPSGKSVGTKAPQVFFNPSSSTSQNTMFPNKLFPSDNEETLNTNLTPLNPAPMLKPNPFINHQGQQIQFASTKASNGASDGVSSNSFANNKGLPQRQEEGSFCRRSFDGRSGYCILAYQCLHVIREYRVHGTKIDICTYRRNIPVICCPLADKHIDDQRISAQKCQEYHEAVKGIKLGMPRKLSGKMCVSSVPLIVGGQVTRSEDYPHMAALGWTQSDKELKWGCGGTLISDKFVLTAAHCATSGGKPPDMVRLGSQNLNETSKYQRDIKILIIILHPKYRSSSYYHDIALLKLTKRVRFSATIQPACLWQLPEMEMPSAIASGWGRTEFMGPKSNDLQKVDLSIIDQKTCKDIYRKERRLPRGIIEGQFCAGHLEGGKDTCQGDSGGPLHAELPEFNCVKFVIGITSFGKFCAAPNAPGVYTKIYSYLDWIEKIVFRD
- the LOC106082590 gene encoding serine protease snake isoform X4 yields the protein MQLKAGIQGQQIQFASTKASNGASDGVSSNSFANNKGLPQRQEEGSFCRRSFDGRSGYCILAYQCLHVIREYRVHGTKIDICTYRRNIPVICCPLADKHIDDQRISAQKCQEYHEAVKGIKLGMPRKLSGKMCVSSVPLIVGGQVTRSEDYPHMAALGWTQSDKELKWGCGGTLISDKFVLTAAHCATSGGKPPDMVRLGSQNLNETSKYQRDIKILIIILHPKYRSSSYYHDIALLKLTKRVRFSATIQPACLWQLPEMEMPSAIASGWGRTEFMGPKSNDLQKVDLSIIDQKTCKDIYRKERRLPRGIIEGQFCAGHLEGGKDTCQGDSGGPLHAELPEFNCVKFVIGITSFGKFCAAPNAPGVYTKIYSYLDWIEKIVFRD